Below is a genomic region from Miscanthus floridulus cultivar M001 chromosome 1, ASM1932011v1, whole genome shotgun sequence.
gatagctaatacaaaccaacagaccacaggagtaaggtattacattatactgatggcctgaacctttataactcgtgtgtctctgttgccttcttgttcttgattacacgctcctctaccgatcaatctaccatcacgggatacccctcggtagactgccgacgatattctatcaacagttggcgcgctaggtaggggtgtgcgtgctatttccttgtcgaacaagatggtttttttcgcaggctcttcgtccctcccatagcctggccagatcttcacggtcggatccatcacgtgggtcatcaacgtcgacggagttggagagcttctcgagccggtgcagatccattctgcgccgaccaccctcaCACCTACAAccacagatccaatctcggaaccacttctggggtcgactccatcagccactcgccgctcgcttccttgctaccagaggaggcatgtcaacaatgatgatctgatcgaatctatcaatcgggtcggcctgaaactcgtcgattgcctctccattgctgagttggCTCTGGACACCCAtgttcagcaccgagcaccctctGATCCCGATCTGTCGATGTTTAATGCTCAGCAAACTCCAGGGCTCGCCGCCCTGCCCTTTGGGCTCGCCAACACCGTAGctacatatcaggacgccctgaggggcaaattcgccgaccagctcgccgaccagcttccaccaaccgtcaacatgctgcatgcCAGCCGGGGTCTCGAagcatctctccaaactatccttgaggaaaatccagacttccgaatctcaaggatccatccgagcccctcgccgagaccttcacctAAGCAACCTCCATCTCCTGCCTTTctggggtggcgcaatcttcaacgtcagtatcgatAGCCCCCCTCGAAACGGCAAAACAGATGAGGAACACGCCGCCCATGAAAACAGGAATGCCAACCGTGCGTAATGGCGTGATAACAAACGCGCCATTgtgatggccgaggccgctcatGATAACCAattcgattcacaaggaaggcccctccatcgcaacctcaacgaagaattcctccgcgttgacggccacgatgttttcaagactccgagcgctaATCTGGCATGTGGCCACCAATGAACTTGCtcacctcccgcagacgcccgagctcgccaaggtcaccgctatgcttaaagcggcacactgtcaagttaacgagatccgagaagttcagagaccttcatactccacaagcgtgatccgccgatcagctgatcctagatctaatcgcctgccctagtcaaagccatttcgccgaccagtcaccacctccctaggggggagttggaggccaccatgccgagcatcatcgccagcacgaccaagaggtcgaacaggatgcccgagtgcacctcagcaaccttcggATGACACGACGTCGTATCGATCAACGATGTTTCgagcgccatgaagatgaagtacgacagtcgctaggagtacgagcaagagtacggcaacCCAGGACTCAGCTCTGGAGCTGATCGTCGCCGGCAATAATGCCTGATGTCAGCCCCTGATAGCCCGGAGAGGCCCCCTGTGTTCACTAGGGCACTCCGAATGCTCCAGTGgcccctgtggtttcaaaatcacctagagtcgagccctatgaaggaaggatgaacccaactcagtggctataggcttactgCCACCGCCGTCCGTGCACCGCTGGAggagacaccaatgtcatggcaaactatctccctagtcatgctcatgccagccgccatgagctggttcacaagcctcgccccggactccatcggctcttgggaagatctgaagagagtcttcaccaacaactacatggccacatgcaggcggccgggcaccaagcatgatctcaaccgcatcaaccaaaagctgtccgaactactccgcagctacatcagacgcttctccgagataaggaattctattcccaacatcacggaggccgaagtcatcaccgccttcgtccgaggacttcatcaccgagaactccgttctaagttcaatagaaagccacctaccagcattggcgagatgatcataaccgccaactagtacgccgacgccgaggaagcagagGTACGTTTTAacgaagatacgggcactaatcgcccgcctcgccgccacgacgaccgcaatgatgaccgacagcacaacgttcgccgccacgacgaccgcaacgacaACCGACAGTACAATGATCGCCACTACGACGACCGTAGTTTCCATCAGGACAGCGGATGTGATCGGCCAGATGgtttcaaacctggtcagaatcaccgccgccgaccagatcactttgttgccaacgtcaatgagccgcgcgcaaagcgtaactacgatgagcagtataagaagatcctcgacggtcCGTGCCCCCTAcataagaacgccaaacacaagatgaaagattgccttagtttggctaaggagttctaggagaaaaagtacaacgacgacaatggtgggaacggaggacgccgaccaccaggggataataataatgccttctaggaccacgacaaggtggtcgccaccatcttcaggggTTTTGCCTCCAACGAAAgcagaagggaatggaagctcACCGCCCAACGAGTGCTCACCGTagtttcagaagaaactaccgccaaccccagctatcgcccgtggtccgaaatctccatcaccttcagcagggccgaccagtgggcggacataccctacacagggcattttcccctcatccttgatgtgactgtccagaaggtgctcttcagaaaagtcctcgtcgacggtgggagcgctttgaatctactcttcgccggggccctaagggagctcagactcaggacaacagacctcacgccctcagactcctccttctggggcgtggtacttggcagggcatccagaccacttagggaaattaccctaccagtacagttcggcacggcaaccaactacagagtggagcatatcaacttttatgtcgccgacttcgacaccgcctaccacgccacaCTAGGGCATCTGGCTCTGACTAAGTCCATGGCCGTTCCGCACTAtgcgtatttggtgttgaagatgccttcgcttgtaggagtcctgtctctacgggccaacctctccgtcgcctatgcctgcgagacagaaagtttcaccctcgccgaagccaccgacctctccatccagatggccagcatggtcgccgaagccaagaccgcatctgctaacgacatggagatcccagagcctccctgggcctccgccaagtctaaggaagtcaaggagatcggccttggcctcgacgacccttctaagatggtgaaaattagggctcaccttgaccccaaataggaaagcacgctcgtctccttcctacgtgccaacgccgatgtgtttgcttggaaacctgcagacatgccgggggtaccacgggagaagatcgagcactccttgaatgtctcgccgaccgctaaaccgatcaagcagaaactttgcCGATTCGCAccagacaaaaaggaggctattagggtagaaataaaacggctcttagctgccggatttataaaagaagtgtatcatccagattggttagctaatcctattcttgttaagaaaaagaataaagaatggagaatgtgtgttgattatactgatcttaacaaacactgccctaaagaccccttcggcttgcctcggatagatgaggttgtagactccatcgcCAGCTatgagttgctctcctttctcgactgttactcaggataccatcagatctccctcaaggaggaagaccaggttaaaacgtcattcatcacgcctttcggtgcatactgctacaccactatgtccttcggactaaagaacgtcggtgcgacctatcaaagggctatccagacgtgcctcgaccaacaaaTTGGATGcaatgtcgaagcctacatcgacgatgtggtcgtcaagactagaaccgtcgacaatcttatcaccgaccttgaagaaactttctccaacctaagcaaataccgatggaagctgaacccttcaaagtgcatctttggagttccatctagtatcctgctcggctacatcgtcagcgctcggggcatcgaaccaaaccctgacaaagtctccgccatcaccaacatgaaacgaccgacgtgtgtcaaggatatacagaagcttacaggctgcatggctatgttaagccgatttatctcgtgcctcggtgaaaaagggctacctttcttcaagctcctcaaagcctccgagcttttttcttggtcggaggaggcagacacagcttttgagtagctcaaattgtttttaacaaaacctccaatcatgacagcgccatgaccagatgaaactctgctggtttacatcaCCGCCACCTCTCGAGTTGTTAGTACGGCTATTGTCGCCGAACGTGAGGAAACtagacacgcctacaaggtacagcgtctggtctatttcatcagcgaggtacttagtgagcccaaaactcgttatcctcaggtgcaaaagttgttatatgcaattttaatcacctcacgcaaactccgacattacttcgaatactacaagatcgccgtggtcactgagttccctctgggagacattctccataataaagaggccaatggtcgtatcatcaagtgggctgttgagctcggcacctactccattgacttcagaagcaggccGACCGTAAAGTCGTAGGCGCTCGCCTGATTTCATCAGCTGAagtggaccgaaatccaagaacccatcgccgccacttgccctgagcactaggtgatgtacttcgacggcacccttaatatcaatggggccggtgcgggcattctgttcatcacaccgacaaaggataaactccgatacgCTCTTCGCATACATTTCCCGGTCTCCAACAACTgccgcggaatacgaagcatgtctccacggacctccgcatagccatcgagctcagcgtcaaatgcctcatggtatacggggattctGCGCTAGTTATCAATCAActtaataaagattggtccttgttccagcgagaagatggacgcttactgcgtcgaatcaggaagcttgaagggaaattctacggcatcgagtaccaccacgtggtataggatcaaaaccaaatagccTGACCAGCTatcgaagataggatcttctcgcaccaCTGGCTCCACCGGGGGTCTTTgttcaggacctcttgacaccatccattaaggaagacaaggaatttgtagaagtaccccctatCGAGTAGTTGGTACTCACGATACCTTCgcaggtcgccgattggagggaacagttcatcaaatacctctccaacggcgaagtacccgccgacaaaatcgaaaccgaatgactaattcgccgaagtaagcactacgtgttggtggatggtagcctgatgaggaaaagtgccaaggaagggatactgtagaagtgcatcatccaagacgacggtgtgaagctactatctgaaattcactctggctcctgtggcaatcatgcggcttcgagaacactggttggcaaagctttctgagcaggtttctactggcccacggccatctccgatgctaAAAATCTTGTTCAacgatgtgagggttgtcagttttttgccaagcaaatacatgtaccggcataggaactacagaccatcctagcttcctggccattctcatgctagggactggatatgatcggacctttcaaaccagcgccaggaggtttccggtatgtgtatgtcgccattgataagttctccaagtggattgagtacaaaccactcatcgcagctactgctaagaaagtagtcgagctctttgaagacatcgtacacagatttggtctcccgaacagcatcatcaccaaccttgggacaacttttaccggccatcatttttgggacttctgcgaagaacggtgcatctctgttaaatacgtttctgttgctcatcctagagctaacgacCAGGTCGAACGAGCcaacggtatgatcctcgacgccctcaaaaaaaggctctatcagaaagaagaaaagcatccaggtagatggctcaaagaactaccagctgtggtctggggactgcgcactcaagctagtcacagtaccggcgtatctccatattttatggtctacggctcagaggccatacttccagcggatattgcattccgagcacccagagtagaaaactatgatgaagaccaagccgcagctgttcggacagaagacattgatcgggccgaggaagaacgtctgattacttgcgttcgcacatccaagtacctcgaaggtctgcggaggtattacaaccagtaacgtcaaaggtcgttcgtttgCCGATCGGCGACCTCAtcttacgtcggaaacaaaaaacctgaagggcttcacaagctgtcttcaccatgggagggcccttacatcgtgaaaggtgttactcgaccagggtcttatcgcttatgcgacttagatggacttgatgttcccaactcctagcacatagagcaccttatacgtttctaccactgaaataacatagatatgtattctttactttaatattaataaagttctggtctccataatttctcCCCATTTTTTCCTTAATCATAAGCTTCACTTACCGTTAGCGGGCTATATGCCACTACGTAACGGCCTCCAAAACGCTCGCCAAGTAtgtccaaatcaccgagcacgatttctccaaatcgccgagcacggtaactccaaatcaccgagcacgatttctccaaatcgccgagcacggtaactccaaatcaccgagcacggtaactccaaatcaccgagcacgatctctccaaatcgccaagCACGACCTCTCCAATTCGCCAAACACGTTAACTCCCGATCGCCGAACATGACCTCTCCAATTcgtcgaacacgttaactcccgatcgccgaacacgacctctccaattcgccgaacacgttaactcccaatcaccgaacacgatttttccaaaaatcgcctactatgcTTCCTCCGGGTCGCATAGGTTTTTCTACAAAAACAACGACGGTCTTGCGTTCCAATTTTCGCAACATAGCCCGCGGATCATCAAGCAGCACACCTTTttccttctgttttctatggaaacgacatagtctctgactacatcctacacgtgcttaggggctccgccctctgcgttacggttggtcggctacggttccttggccatgcctgtTTGTCCTACACATGTCAGCacctctgcgctcgacgttatggactatgggctagtcaaggcctagattttagGCATGAACTAAACGCTCGGACTGCCTGCTGTAGCCATTTCTCTCGCTACATTACTCAAGTTGGCTGCTAGGGCAGCATGTTTTTCGCAATAGTAACTCCTGGGGGACACCAAGGCTCCAACATCCCACCAAACGTACTATGAGCTCGGTGCTCTGCGTGTTGGGCGGTAAGCCACGGTCTTATGACAACGCCTGTTTCTCTaacatacgcatgggctccgcgttatgcgttatggatcacgacctaactaaggcatcaagtttagtgaaaactaactgatcgaacaaagctTACATTGCGCATAACTACATCGGGTTGATAATACGATGATTCTTCATAGCCAAATAAATCAAGTATTACAGGCGGTAATATTCGGGCAGTTCATTAAGCTTCGCCAACAGTTTCTGTTTCAGCCAAACAtatctatatcgccgacaagcactttcgccacatcctcaacgtcatcctccagctgctgggtttgcgcgtcgctcagcccatcggcgaacccaccacctatcgactggatgtcgacggatggataatgggaccgaaccactgcaagggcatgagtagcggcggtcaaaacggcgtcgctggttgaagtttttgaagttctctccacgctgccttgcatctctgaactgatggtgtctggcccttgctaCCTACCATTAGGACGGGGCACCGGTTCAACGTCGACTGCAGTCAagcactggttttattgcggcagttatagtgttgaagttgtccttctggactttggcttcctgcaccagcacatcgaactgtgccttggttttatgtcgataatctgcaagaattacaatggttcgtcacTGGCTAAAAAAGTATTACGACTGTCACTTCCGATCAGGGGAAACCTACCTTTCAGTTCTTCggccagtttatctgctcgctctgactccttcgttttctcttgtcggatttgttcaacggtctggcgaagctggttgagttctgcatcttgctctgcaagcacgaaagataagaaaaggaaaaaatatataCGGCCAATTACTGCAAagcacattatgtgaaaaagaataccggatttcagcttggatacatcctccaactgctggcacttcTGGTCGAGCTGCTCAGTTTTACCATCGAGTTCTCtgtttttcttgctcaactgctcggacatatTTTTAAGTTCCTCGGATACAATCACCAGCTGCTCAAATGTCTTCTTCAGCTGTTCGGATGAAGCCATCAGTCGCTCGGATAGAACCccattctgatgttcaaggtcccacgagttcgactccgcaaggtcccgctcgcgctgggccctctgaatactttTCTCTGAAAGACTTAACGCCTCccggagtatcttattttcctcggtgaggggctccatcctctttatcagttagTGCCATTGATCGgctgtccgagctatcccctaTGGATTAATAATGAaagagataaaccttgatcttTCGACAACATATATCGGTGTTATTGGTGcggcactcacctcgatttgagtcataactccagcgatgacggatttcaacctctttatctccctagtggtgttttcttcctccacgactaccacctcttccccgcgTTTCTGGAGAATCCGGACAGACTGAGGCTTAGGTGCGGcgcgctcgatctccacaacctcgtcctcctccgccgtcgcTTGAGGCACCACCGGGGGGCTCCGCGGTCGGACCGccgctccgaccactcctggcatcCCTGTGGGTGATGACGTTTGCTCCTCAGCCGTTGACGGAGTCGCATCTGTAACCTCCATCGCATCAACAATAGCCACAGTTTCCGCTTCCAAGGTAATGACTTTTTCGGTCGTAGCCGTGGTTCCGGTCGCCGACATGCTCGTCGTGTGCGCCAACGATTCACCATCGCCAGGTCTGCTAGGAGCGGTGGCTGGCCCGTCCTCTGTTTGTCGAGCACTAGGGGACTCCTAGACGGGAGCAGTCGTcgttttttcttctgaggtcatgGGCCTCGGCGTCGCACTGTGTAATATCGGCTTCTCAGTAACAAGgagaaatcaaggaacaatattattactccaaggaaaatatacttacggtttgtTCTTCCGACTGATTTTCTTGAATCAGCGATGCCTGCCTGACCCTCCAGGCGTGGCTGCTTAGTTGGCTTTATGGGAGGACTCCTACGCCTCTGCAGCGGGCTGCCACTCTTCTTGGTACCCGGGGGCACCCCTTTCTATGCGTTGTTCGGGGACTTCGGTAGTTTGCATCACGGGGACGTTCGCCGTTGCCCGACCATAACTTTCCCGTGCTTGATGCTTGGGAGCGTCAGCATCCGCCGGTGCCTCTGTCGTGCTCGGTGGAAGCGCTGACTGGTCCTCGTCATTGTCCGACCACTCAAGCACAGCCGTTTGTCGTGGCCAAACTG
It encodes:
- the LOC136470333 gene encoding uncharacterized protein, translated to MEPLTEENKILREALSLSEKSIQRAQRERDLAESNSWDLEHQNGVLSERLMASSEQLKKTFEQLVIVSEELKNMSEQLSKKNRELDGKTEQLDQKCQQLEDVSKLKSEQDAELNQLRQTVEQIRQEKTKESERADKLAEELKDYRHKTKAQFDVLVQEAKVQKDNFNTITAAIKPVLDCSRR